CATATGCAAATATTTTAGTCGTTCGGTCAGCGGATAAAGAGAACGTAGCTTATCAAAAATTGGTGAAGGCATATCATTCAGAGGAAGTAAAACAATTTGTCAATGAACATTTTGCTGGTTCGGGCATTGCAACTTGGTAAATAGATTAAAAATAAGGGAGTGAATATCGTTGATTCAGCTATCGAATATAGAAAAGATTTATGATGGAGCATCGGGCCCAGTTCACGCATTAAAAGGCATTAATCTTCATATTAAGCGCGGGGAAATTTATGGTGTTATTGGACTTAGTGGTGCCGGGAAAAGTACATTAATTCGGTGTATTAACATGTTAGAGCGTCCGACAAAAGGAAAGGTCATTGTTGATGGCGAAGATTTGACAGCGATGTCAGATAGTCAGCTTAGAAAAGCGAGAAAAAGTATCGGCATGATTTTTCAGCATTTTAATCTGCTTTCTTCAGCTACTGTCTATGAAAATGTAGCGTTTCCATTAACATTAATCGGAACAAAAAAATCGGAGATAGAAAAAAAGGTTTTACCTTTGTTAGAATTGGTAGGACTTGCAGATAAAAAAGATCAATATCCTGCGCAACTAAGTGGTGGTCAGAAGCAAAGAGTAGGGATTGCGAGAGCTTTGGCAAGTGATCCGAAGGTGCTTTTATGCGATGAAGCAACTTCTGCGCTTGATCCACAAACAACGAAGTCTATTTTGGAATTAATCCGTGATATTAATCAAAAATTGCAATTAACTGTAGTTTTAATTACCCATGAAATGCAGGTAATTAAAGAAATTTGTGATAATGTAGCTGTGATAGAAAATGGTGTGATTTGTGAGCAAGGGACAGTGCTTGACGTATTTACG
This genomic interval from Selenobaculum gibii contains the following:
- a CDS encoding methionine ABC transporter ATP-binding protein — its product is MIQLSNIEKIYDGASGPVHALKGINLHIKRGEIYGVIGLSGAGKSTLIRCINMLERPTKGKVIVDGEDLTAMSDSQLRKARKSIGMIFQHFNLLSSATVYENVAFPLTLIGTKKSEIEKKVLPLLELVGLADKKDQYPAQLSGGQKQRVGIARALASDPKVLLCDEATSALDPQTTKSILELIRDINQKLQLTVVLITHEMQVIKEICDNVAVIENGVICEQGTVLDVFTNPQQAITKEFISVIISRDIPDAFKDAKISQTPIPNSSLLVRLSFIGNSAEEPVISSLIRRFAVDTNIIYGNVDHIKSTPYGTLVLEITGEDEEIQKSLNYLQERNLGIEVIGYVAGHDNAIS